The Ancylobacter sp. WKF20 genome contains a region encoding:
- a CDS encoding ABC transporter ATP-binding protein, with amino-acid sequence MRGKDVRLDQVSIRFGEATAVQPTDLSIQAGEFFSILGPSGCGKTTILRTISGFIEPTAGRVLIGGEDMAGKGPNERPTALIFQNLALFPLMSVAENVAFGLEARGVAKAERLRRAQELLELVALSGYGDKKPSDLSGGQRQRVAIARALAVEPSVLLLDEPLSALDLKLRQHMRTELRAIQKRVGITFIYITHDQGEALAMSDRVAVMSRGRLEQVADADTLYADPATPFVATFVGEQNVLRGTVATLSDDIAAVDTPVGRLTGRVKGPLKVGETALVMVRPERISLDGTGENKVAARLAARSLEGPAVHLQCAAPAHNFTVTVPNGPDVRALPEELTLAFSRQDTLVYPEGILAHG; translated from the coding sequence ATGCGCGGCAAGGACGTTCGTCTCGATCAGGTCTCGATCCGCTTCGGCGAGGCCACGGCCGTGCAGCCGACGGATCTCTCCATCCAGGCCGGCGAGTTCTTCTCCATCCTCGGACCGTCCGGCTGCGGCAAGACCACGATCCTGCGCACCATTTCCGGCTTCATCGAACCGACCGCCGGGCGCGTGCTGATCGGCGGCGAGGACATGGCGGGCAAGGGCCCCAATGAGCGGCCCACGGCGCTGATCTTCCAGAATCTCGCGCTCTTCCCGCTGATGAGCGTCGCCGAGAATGTCGCCTTCGGGCTGGAGGCGCGCGGCGTCGCCAAGGCCGAGCGGCTGCGCCGGGCGCAGGAGCTGCTCGAACTCGTGGCACTCAGCGGCTATGGCGACAAGAAGCCGTCCGACCTCTCCGGCGGCCAACGCCAGCGCGTGGCGATCGCCCGGGCGCTCGCGGTGGAGCCCTCCGTGTTGCTGCTCGACGAGCCGCTCTCCGCGCTGGACCTGAAGCTGCGCCAGCACATGCGCACCGAATTGCGCGCGATCCAGAAGCGGGTCGGCATCACCTTCATCTACATCACCCACGATCAGGGCGAGGCGCTCGCCATGTCCGACCGCGTGGCGGTGATGAGCCGCGGCCGGCTGGAGCAGGTGGCGGATGCCGACACGCTCTATGCCGACCCCGCGACACCGTTCGTCGCCACCTTCGTCGGCGAGCAGAACGTGCTGCGCGGCACGGTGGCGACGCTGAGCGACGACATCGCCGCTGTGGACACGCCGGTCGGCCGCCTCACCGGGCGCGTGAAAGGCCCGCTGAAGGTCGGCGAGACCGCGCTGGTGATGGTGCGCCCCGAGCGCATCAGCCTCGACGGCACCGGCGAGAACAAGGTCGCCGCCCGCCTCGCCGCGCGCAGCCTCGAAGGTCCGGCCGTGCATCTGCAATGTGCCGCCCCGGCCCACAACTTCACGGTCACCGTGCCGAACGGGCCGGATGTGCGGGCACTGCCGGAGGAACTCACCCTCGCCTTCAGCCGGCAGGACACGCTGGTCTACCCGGAAGGGATCCTCGCCCATGGGTAG
- a CDS encoding extracellular solute-binding protein — translation MIRFSRRDMMKAGAFALAAPAVLRAHDALATSGSVTVYAWGDYFDKNQLLADFTNATGVKVNLSTYGSNEECENKLRAAGGKGFDIIFPSVDTGPNYYKDNLLQPIDESKFKAAQVVPSIYRNSLNLGAAYRGKRYLVPFDWGTEGITWDSSKFDKKSGEISYGDMWLAGFPKQTAIRQKSVFNGVALYLDATGELKSDRGLDLYKSEAESRRVFEGVLKYIVAHKANIGAYWNNATEATAAFTDAGCTIGQTWDTTGILLHRNTDKKWRYGMPKEGGLAWTDTFGIPAGAANVEQAYALLNFLYQPEIGAKFANTTGYNSAAVGADQFLSEEARAAFQAAYPAGTIDNLFWWPMQTDFYAKLRAEYVEKLTNS, via the coding sequence ATGATCCGCTTTTCCCGCCGTGACATGATGAAGGCCGGCGCCTTCGCGCTGGCCGCTCCGGCCGTGCTGCGCGCCCATGACGCCCTCGCCACCTCCGGCTCCGTCACCGTCTATGCCTGGGGCGATTATTTCGACAAGAACCAGCTGCTCGCCGACTTCACCAACGCCACCGGCGTCAAGGTGAACCTCTCGACCTACGGCTCGAACGAGGAATGCGAGAACAAGCTGCGCGCCGCCGGCGGCAAGGGCTTCGACATCATCTTCCCGTCGGTCGACACCGGCCCGAACTACTACAAGGACAACCTGCTCCAGCCGATCGACGAGTCGAAGTTCAAGGCGGCGCAGGTCGTTCCCTCGATCTACCGCAACTCGCTCAACCTCGGCGCCGCCTATCGCGGCAAGCGCTACCTCGTGCCGTTCGACTGGGGCACCGAGGGCATCACCTGGGATTCCAGCAAGTTCGACAAGAAGTCGGGCGAGATCTCTTATGGCGACATGTGGCTGGCCGGCTTCCCCAAGCAGACCGCCATCCGCCAGAAGTCGGTGTTCAACGGCGTCGCGCTCTATCTCGACGCCACCGGCGAGCTGAAGTCGGACCGTGGCCTCGACCTCTACAAGTCCGAAGCCGAGTCGCGCCGCGTGTTCGAGGGCGTGCTGAAGTACATCGTCGCCCATAAGGCCAATATCGGCGCCTACTGGAACAACGCGACGGAGGCGACCGCCGCCTTCACCGACGCGGGCTGCACCATCGGCCAGACCTGGGACACCACCGGCATCCTGCTCCACCGCAACACCGACAAGAAGTGGCGCTATGGCATGCCCAAGGAAGGCGGCCTCGCCTGGACCGACACGTTCGGCATCCCGGCTGGTGCGGCCAATGTCGAGCAGGCCTATGCGCTCCTGAACTTCCTCTACCAGCCGGAAATCGGCGCCAAGTTCGCCAACACCACCGGCTACAACAGCGCGGCGGTCGGCGCCGACCAGTTCCTCTCGGAAGAAGCCCGCGCGGCCTTCCAGGCGGCCTATCCGGCCGGCACCATCGACAACCTGTTCTGGTGGCCGATGCAGACCGACTTCTACGCCAAGCTCCGCGCCGAATATGTCGAGAAGCTGACCAACAGCTGA
- a CDS encoding TerC family protein — protein MEYLLELAASPAAWAALITLIAMEVVLGIDNLLFISILTNKLPEDIRPRARKIGIGLALVMRLGLLSTVAIIVQLTEPVFSVFGQAFSWRDLILIAGGLFLVWKATKEIHHSMAPHDEQQAATGELIKVSFSAAIVQILILDLVFSVDSIITAVGMTDHIPIMVIAVVFAVLTMLLAAGPLANFINRNPSIVMLALGFLLLIGTTLIAEGFGAHVPKGYIYAAMAFSAGIEALNMVQRRRRVSH, from the coding sequence GTGGAATATTTGCTTGAACTTGCAGCGAGCCCGGCAGCCTGGGCGGCGCTGATCACGCTGATCGCCATGGAGGTGGTGCTCGGTATCGACAACCTCCTCTTCATCTCGATTCTCACCAACAAGCTGCCGGAGGACATCCGGCCCCGCGCGCGCAAGATCGGCATCGGCCTCGCGCTGGTCATGCGCCTCGGCCTGCTCAGCACTGTGGCGATCATCGTCCAGCTCACCGAACCGGTGTTCTCCGTGTTCGGCCAGGCTTTCTCCTGGCGCGACCTGATCCTCATCGCTGGCGGTCTGTTCCTGGTGTGGAAGGCGACCAAGGAAATCCACCACAGCATGGCTCCGCATGACGAACAGCAGGCGGCGACCGGCGAGCTCATCAAGGTCAGCTTCAGCGCGGCGATCGTGCAGATCCTGATCCTCGACCTCGTCTTCTCGGTGGACAGCATCATCACCGCCGTCGGCATGACCGATCACATCCCGATCATGGTGATCGCCGTGGTGTTCGCGGTGCTGACCATGCTGCTCGCGGCGGGCCCGCTCGCCAACTTCATCAACCGCAACCCGTCCATCGTCATGCTGGCGCTGGGCTTCCTGCTGCTGATCGGCACCACGCTGATCGCGGAAGGCTTCGGCGCCCATGTGCCCAAGGGCTACATCTACGCCGCGATGGCCTTCTCCGCCGGCATTGAGGCGCTGAACATGGTGCAGCGCCGCCGTCGCGTCTCGCACTGA
- a CDS encoding sulfite oxidase-like oxidoreductase — translation MDDTSDQPARAAEAALPADSKLTTTKQRWAREGKFLTGKVTRPDSDRLPPGQHLVRDWPVLDLGMQPRLPLDRWRLDVTGAVEQPLSWDWATFRAQKQTQEVTDIHCVTTWSRYDNRWEGLATRDLLDLVMPKPEATHVLLSSYDGYTTNLALEDFAAEDALIVHSWEGQPLTTEHGGPVRLVVPHLYFWKSAKWLKQIEFRTGDKRGFWEERGYHNHADPWREQRYSDDE, via the coding sequence ATGGACGACACCAGCGACCAGCCCGCACGCGCCGCCGAGGCCGCGCTGCCGGCCGACAGCAAGCTCACCACCACCAAGCAGCGCTGGGCGCGCGAGGGCAAGTTTCTCACCGGCAAGGTGACGCGCCCGGACAGCGACCGCCTGCCGCCCGGCCAGCATCTGGTGCGCGACTGGCCGGTGCTCGATCTCGGCATGCAGCCGCGCCTGCCGCTCGACCGCTGGCGGCTCGACGTCACCGGCGCGGTGGAGCAGCCGCTCTCCTGGGATTGGGCGACCTTCCGGGCGCAGAAGCAGACGCAGGAGGTGACCGACATCCACTGCGTCACCACCTGGTCGCGCTACGACAATCGCTGGGAGGGCCTCGCCACGCGCGACCTGCTCGACCTGGTGATGCCGAAGCCCGAGGCGACCCACGTGCTGCTGTCGTCCTATGACGGCTACACCACCAATCTCGCGCTGGAGGACTTCGCCGCCGAGGATGCGCTGATCGTCCATAGCTGGGAGGGCCAGCCGCTCACCACCGAGCATGGCGGCCCGGTGCGGCTGGTGGTGCCGCATCTGTATTTCTGGAAAAGCGCCAAGTGGCTCAAGCAGATCGAGTTCCGCACCGGCGACAAGCGCGGATTCTGGGAGGAGCGCGGCTATCATAACCACGCCGACCCGTGGCGCGAGCAGCGCTATTCCGACGACGAGTGA
- a CDS encoding class I SAM-dependent methyltransferase — MLATLKTPLSRLRRIVHYGRLAEANPFLRFAKPGHFYSPVPPADLLLERPSREARRAMTEVPGVDLRADAQRALAARLIARFGGLPDRGESARYRQNNQFFEFADAWSTYAMMRDVQPQRVVEVGSGHSSALMLDTVDADPSLNPRFTFIDPFPERLLARLSAADKERSEIRVERLQDVPLEVFTALEANDILFIDSSHVVRTGSDVDFAFREIIPRLAPGVVIHIHDILWPFEYPEHWLKEGRAWNESYFVRSFLQFNERFEILLFNAYLAYHHADLFADTLPDFVARRGGSLWLRRVR; from the coding sequence ATGCTGGCAACGCTGAAGACGCCTTTGTCGCGGCTGCGCCGCATCGTGCATTACGGGCGGCTCGCAGAGGCTAACCCGTTCCTGCGCTTCGCCAAGCCCGGCCATTTCTACTCGCCGGTGCCACCTGCTGACCTGCTGCTGGAGCGCCCCTCGCGGGAAGCGCGACGCGCCATGACCGAGGTGCCCGGCGTCGATCTGCGCGCCGACGCCCAGCGCGCGCTCGCCGCCCGGCTGATCGCGCGCTTCGGCGGCCTGCCGGACAGAGGGGAGAGCGCGCGCTACCGCCAGAACAACCAATTTTTCGAATTCGCCGACGCCTGGTCCACCTATGCGATGATGCGCGACGTTCAGCCCCAGCGGGTGGTGGAGGTCGGTTCCGGCCACTCCTCCGCGCTGATGCTCGATACCGTCGATGCCGATCCGTCCCTCAACCCCCGCTTCACCTTCATCGACCCGTTCCCCGAGCGGCTGTTGGCCCGGTTGAGCGCTGCGGACAAAGAGCGCAGCGAGATTCGCGTCGAGCGGCTTCAGGACGTGCCGCTAGAGGTGTTCACGGCGCTGGAGGCCAACGACATCCTGTTCATCGACAGCTCGCATGTCGTGCGCACGGGGAGCGATGTCGACTTCGCCTTTCGTGAGATCATCCCGCGCCTCGCGCCGGGAGTCGTGATTCATATTCACGACATCCTCTGGCCGTTCGAGTACCCCGAGCATTGGCTGAAGGAAGGCCGCGCCTGGAATGAGAGCTATTTCGTCCGCAGCTTCCTGCAGTTCAATGAGCGCTTCGAGATCCTGCTGTTCAACGCCTATCTGGCGTACCACCACGCGGATCTCTTCGCCGACACGCTGCCCGACTTCGTCGCGCGGCGCGGCGGGAGTCTGTGGCTGCGACGGGTGAGGTGA
- a CDS encoding cysteine rich repeat-containing protein has protein sequence MKGMVIGLGALLLAASAGTASAQTMSYAQAGALIAKSCGPSIERFCSNFNIGTGDVMNCLTQHQDQVPRACFDDFAAAQASIAKRVAAQNGSFKICAPSAQEFCSGVQPGDANMLNCLLASTKVVRPACKQVLLDAGWAN, from the coding sequence ATGAAGGGAATGGTAATCGGGTTGGGGGCCCTCCTGCTGGCGGCGAGCGCCGGCACGGCGTCCGCGCAGACCATGAGCTACGCCCAGGCTGGCGCGCTCATCGCCAAGAGCTGCGGCCCCTCGATCGAGCGTTTCTGCTCGAACTTCAATATCGGCACTGGCGACGTGATGAACTGCCTGACGCAGCACCAGGATCAGGTGCCGCGCGCGTGCTTCGACGATTTCGCTGCCGCGCAGGCCTCGATCGCCAAGCGGGTCGCCGCGCAGAACGGTTCGTTCAAGATCTGTGCGCCGAGCGCTCAGGAATTCTGTTCGGGCGTGCAGCCGGGTGACGCCAACATGCTGAACTGCCTGCTGGCCTCGACCAAGGTCGTGCGTCCGGCGTGCAAGCAGGTGCTGCTCGACGCCGGCTGGGCGAACTGA
- a CDS encoding OmpA family protein, with amino-acid sequence MTRFTRFVGGLALAAALAAPLASPASAQTDLTNQQILQGLSGVTNNDPSLTVELLRKMAQDAVAANKPLSLDKSAIAKLLDKLAQITVQIQFALNSSIIRPESYETLGAIADALHHPILWNYKFVVVGNTDTTGTRAYNLKLSQERADAIVQALVVVYQVSPDRLQALGLGQEALQVPSKPEDPINRRVQIFNIGTLGPMPKAVTNPQ; translated from the coding sequence ATGACCCGTTTCACCCGTTTCGTCGGCGGCCTCGCGCTCGCCGCGGCGCTTGCCGCTCCGCTGGCCAGCCCGGCCTCGGCGCAGACCGACCTCACCAACCAGCAGATCCTTCAGGGGCTGTCGGGCGTCACCAACAATGACCCCTCGCTCACCGTCGAGCTGCTGCGCAAGATGGCGCAGGACGCCGTCGCCGCGAACAAGCCGCTGTCGCTCGACAAGTCCGCGATCGCCAAGCTGCTCGACAAGCTGGCGCAGATCACGGTGCAGATTCAGTTCGCGCTGAACTCGTCGATCATCCGGCCGGAGTCCTATGAGACGCTGGGCGCGATCGCCGACGCGCTGCACCACCCGATCCTGTGGAACTACAAGTTCGTCGTCGTCGGCAACACCGACACGACCGGCACGCGCGCCTACAACCTGAAGCTCAGCCAGGAGCGCGCCGACGCCATCGTCCAGGCGCTCGTGGTGGTCTATCAGGTCTCGCCGGACCGTCTGCAGGCGCTCGGCCTCGGCCAGGAGGCGCTTCAGGTGCCCTCCAAGCCCGAGGATCCGATCAACCGCCGCGTGCAGATCTTCAACATCGGCACGCTGGGCCCGATGCCGAAGGCCGTCACCAACCCGCAGTGA
- a CDS encoding RidA family protein, which translates to MSIKRIEIGPRMSQAVVHGSVAYLAGQVALGDGVAAQTKGVLEQIDALLAAAGTDKTKILAATIYLADISKFGEMNAVWDSWVAAGHTPARATVEAALATPDYLVEIVVTAAV; encoded by the coding sequence ATGAGCATCAAGAGAATCGAGATCGGCCCGCGCATGAGCCAGGCGGTGGTGCACGGCTCCGTTGCCTACCTCGCCGGCCAGGTCGCGCTGGGCGATGGCGTCGCCGCCCAGACCAAGGGCGTGCTCGAGCAGATTGACGCGCTGCTGGCCGCCGCCGGCACCGACAAGACCAAGATCCTCGCCGCCACCATCTATCTCGCCGACATCTCGAAGTTCGGCGAGATGAACGCGGTGTGGGACAGCTGGGTCGCCGCCGGCCACACCCCGGCCCGCGCCACGGTCGAGGCCGCGCTGGCCACCCCGGATTATCTGGTCGAGATCGTCGTCACCGCCGCCGTCTGA
- a CDS encoding MFS transporter produces the protein MSVTTGGAPAKAAPMTKEERKVIIASSAGTVFEWYDFYLAGSLAANIAMTFVPGSNDTAKFIFVLFGFAAGFAVRPFGALFFGRLGDLIGRKYTFLVTMTLMGIATFVVGLLPGYDTIGYAAPVIFIICRLAQGLALGGEYGGAATYVAEHAPHGRRGFYTSWIQTTATVGLFLSLLVILTLRLSMSPEDFNAWGWRVPFLLSIILLGFSIWIRLQLSESPAFQKMKAEGTRSKAPLTEAFGRWSNAKIALIALFGGTAGQAVVWYTGQFYALFFLTQTLKVDGTTANLLIAASLLIGTPFFILFGWLSDKIGRKPILIAGCLIAAVTYFPLFENIARVANPKLIEATETVKIQIAADPEQCGTLFDPVGVRVFTRPCDVYRRTLATNSMHYELVPGPAGSATAATVNGTAVTIPDTDKVGAAIVAAAQGAGYPKAGDASIVKQPTIAGVLSDQRTLTLIGLLFVLVLYVTMVYGPIAALLVELFPTRIRYTGMSLPYHIGNGWFGGFLPPTAFAIVAATGNIFSGLWYPIIVALMTVVIGVIFLPETKNRNLDDWH, from the coding sequence ATGAGCGTAACGACGGGAGGGGCGCCCGCCAAGGCGGCGCCCATGACCAAGGAAGAGAGGAAGGTTATTATCGCCTCCTCCGCCGGCACGGTCTTCGAGTGGTATGATTTCTATCTCGCGGGCTCGCTGGCCGCGAACATCGCGATGACCTTCGTGCCCGGCAGCAATGACACGGCCAAGTTCATCTTCGTTCTGTTCGGCTTTGCCGCCGGCTTCGCCGTCCGCCCGTTCGGCGCGCTTTTCTTCGGCCGCCTCGGCGACCTCATCGGCCGCAAATACACCTTCCTCGTCACCATGACGCTCATGGGCATCGCCACCTTCGTGGTCGGCCTGCTGCCCGGCTATGACACGATCGGCTATGCCGCGCCGGTGATCTTCATCATCTGCCGCCTCGCCCAGGGCCTCGCGCTCGGCGGTGAGTATGGCGGCGCCGCGACCTATGTGGCCGAGCATGCCCCGCACGGGCGCCGCGGCTTCTATACCTCGTGGATCCAGACCACCGCGACGGTCGGCCTGTTCCTGTCGCTGCTGGTCATCCTGACCCTGCGCCTGTCCATGTCGCCGGAAGACTTCAACGCCTGGGGCTGGCGCGTTCCGTTCCTGCTGTCGATCATCCTGCTCGGCTTCTCGATCTGGATCCGCCTGCAGCTGAGCGAATCTCCGGCCTTCCAGAAGATGAAGGCGGAGGGCACCCGCTCCAAGGCGCCGCTGACCGAGGCCTTCGGCCGCTGGTCCAACGCCAAGATCGCGCTGATCGCCCTGTTCGGCGGCACGGCCGGCCAGGCGGTGGTCTGGTACACCGGCCAGTTCTACGCGCTGTTCTTCCTTACACAGACATTGAAGGTCGACGGCACAACGGCGAATCTGCTGATCGCCGCCTCGCTGCTCATCGGCACGCCGTTCTTCATCCTGTTCGGCTGGCTGTCGGACAAGATCGGCCGCAAGCCGATCCTCATCGCCGGCTGCCTCATCGCCGCCGTGACCTACTTCCCGCTGTTCGAGAACATCGCCCGCGTCGCCAATCCGAAGCTCATCGAGGCGACGGAGACGGTGAAGATCCAGATCGCCGCCGATCCGGAGCAGTGCGGCACGCTGTTCGACCCGGTGGGCGTGCGCGTCTTCACCCGGCCTTGCGACGTCTACCGCCGCACGCTGGCGACCAACTCGATGCATTACGAGCTGGTGCCCGGCCCCGCCGGCTCCGCGACCGCCGCAACGGTCAATGGCACGGCGGTCACCATCCCCGATACCGACAAGGTCGGCGCGGCCATCGTCGCGGCGGCGCAGGGCGCGGGCTACCCCAAGGCGGGTGACGCCAGCATCGTGAAGCAGCCGACCATTGCCGGCGTGCTGAGCGACCAGCGCACCCTCACCCTGATCGGCCTTCTCTTCGTCCTCGTGCTCTATGTGACGATGGTCTACGGCCCGATCGCCGCGCTGCTGGTCGAACTCTTCCCGACCCGCATCCGCTACACCGGCATGTCGCTGCCCTACCACATCGGCAATGGCTGGTTCGGCGGCTTCCTGCCGCCCACCGCCTTCGCCATCGTGGCGGCCACCGGCAACATCTTCTCCGGCCTGTGGTACCCGATCATCGTCGCTCTGATGACCGTGGTGATCGGCGTCATCTTCCTGCCGGAGACCAAGAACCGCAATCTCGACGACTGGCACTAG
- a CDS encoding RNA methyltransferase: protein MNDRPKPPSDRPARPAKPGFGRGGGKVFGGGYGGGGGFSKGGGSKGGARPRPAGRPFGEWPDDVAILYGWHSVVEALRNPRRKVRRLMATENALKRLEDESIPLKVTPEQVRPGEIDRLVGPDAVHQGLFAECDPLPSLKLVDAAENDLVLVLDQITDPHNVGAIVRSAAALKVGAIITTARHSPAATGVLAKSASGGLEHVPFCFVGNLARALEELKDSGVQVVGLDSEGPADLVDTPLRRPVALVLGAEGKGLRQLTRQTCDTLARIDLPGAIVSLNVSNAAVLALHIARRAIGQPAG, encoded by the coding sequence ATGAACGACCGTCCCAAACCCCCGTCCGACCGTCCCGCCCGCCCCGCAAAGCCCGGCTTTGGCCGTGGCGGCGGCAAGGTATTCGGCGGCGGTTATGGTGGGGGCGGCGGCTTCAGCAAGGGTGGCGGCAGCAAGGGCGGGGCTCGCCCCCGGCCGGCCGGGCGCCCCTTCGGCGAATGGCCGGACGATGTCGCCATCCTCTATGGCTGGCACAGCGTGGTGGAAGCCCTGCGCAATCCGCGCCGCAAGGTGCGCCGGCTGATGGCGACCGAAAACGCGCTGAAGCGGCTCGAGGACGAATCGATTCCGCTCAAGGTCACCCCCGAACAGGTACGCCCCGGCGAGATCGACCGCCTTGTGGGGCCGGATGCGGTGCATCAGGGGCTTTTTGCCGAGTGCGATCCCCTGCCCTCGCTGAAGCTCGTGGACGCGGCCGAGAACGACCTCGTGCTGGTGCTCGACCAGATCACCGACCCGCACAATGTCGGCGCCATCGTGCGCTCGGCGGCGGCGCTGAAGGTCGGCGCGATCATCACCACCGCGCGCCACAGCCCGGCCGCCACGGGCGTACTGGCCAAGAGCGCCAGCGGCGGGCTGGAGCATGTGCCGTTCTGCTTCGTCGGCAATCTCGCCCGTGCCCTCGAAGAGCTGAAAGACAGTGGCGTTCAAGTGGTTGGCCTCGATAGCGAGGGGCCGGCGGACCTCGTCGACACGCCGCTGCGCCGTCCGGTCGCGCTGGTGCTCGGCGCCGAGGGCAAGGGGCTGCGCCAGCTCACCCGCCAGACCTGCGACACGCTCGCGCGCATCGACCTGCCCGGCGCCATCGTCAGCCTCAACGTGTCGAACGCCGCCGTCCTCGCCCTGCATATCGCGCGGCGCGCCATTGGCCAGCCCGCCGGCTGA